A single genomic interval of Schistocerca americana isolate TAMUIC-IGC-003095 chromosome 2, iqSchAmer2.1, whole genome shotgun sequence harbors:
- the LOC124593998 gene encoding zinc finger MYM-type protein 1-like — translation MICDETADVTIKERMTFCIRYIEIEGFVTKEDFLVFTELKSNTGTSVAEAIDEELKTLGLNYQYLCGQGYDGGSNMAGRFKGVQALILGKQPLSIYIHCFSHSLNLCVSKSCDTPITRNMVGVVRSVSTFLTASANRNSSIEEAISRLPFTESKKTKLKAMWPTRWVERHDTLITFKELLVPIVTLLDELSSSHETNAETASKPCMFSSAVRRGDFVVALATAANCFSLTLTLSEQPQSPNMDLTAALNHVNVVLEVFNNIRTDSEIEFGSIFEDAVKLAENIGSVIAMPTTISTQTKRDNVPASNAEEYFRRTVFLPVVDRFIAELETRFSHHIAT, via the coding sequence ATGATATGTGATGAAACAGCTGATGTCACCATTAAGGAACGGATGACATTTTGTATTAGGTACATTGAAATAGAGGGCTTTGTTACCAAAGAAGACTTTCTGGTTTTTACTGAGCTTAAATCAAATACTGGCACTTCAGTTGCAGAAGCCATCGATGAAGAACTCAAGACACTGGGGCTGAACTATCAATATCTTTGTGGACAGGGCTATGATGGCGGCTCAAACATGGCTGGGAGATTTAAAGGAGTTCAAGCTCTTATTTTAGGTAAACAACCGTTGTCAATTTATATCCACTGTTTTAGCCACTCTTTGAACTTGTGTGTTTCTAAGTCTTGTGATACTCCAATAACCAGAAATATGGTGGGAGTTGTACGATCAGTTTCAACATTCTTGACTGCCTCTGCAAACAGAAACAGTTCCATAGAGGAAGCTATATCACGACTACCGTTCACAGagtcaaagaaaacaaagttgaaggCAATGTGGCCAACAAGATGGGTGGAAAGACACGATACCCTTATTACTTTCAAGGAGTTATTGGTCCCGATAGTGACCTTGCTTGACGAACTTTCAAGTAGTCATGAAACCAATGCAGAAACGGCTAGTAAACCTTGTATGTTTAGTTCTGCTGTCCGAAGAGGAGACTTCGTAGTAGCTTTAGCAACTGCAGCAAATTGCTTCTCTTTAACTCTAACACTAAGCGAACAGCCCCAAAGTCCTAATATGGATTTAACAGCTGCCTTAAATCATGTCAATGTTGTGCTTGAGGTGTTCAACAATATAAGGACGGATTCGGAAATAGAATTCGGAAGTATTTTTGAAGACGCTGTTAAACTGGCAGAAAATATTGGAAGTGTAATAGCAATGCCAACAACtatttcaacacaaaccaaaagagacaaCGTTCCTGCTTCAAACGCCGAGGAATACTTCAGGCGAACAGTATTTTTACCTGTTGTGGATCGTTTTATTGCCGAACTAGAAACAAGATTTTCGCACCATATTGCCACTTGA